The following DNA comes from Papaver somniferum cultivar HN1 chromosome 4, ASM357369v1, whole genome shotgun sequence.
attcttttcatcatcttcttgttttgttttgcacgATGTGTTCACTTCCAATCCTTGTTGctaagtttaagagtgggtaacttgcgttgtgctaactcaagttatatcgggcaatcttatcctggacacatcttctcACATTCGGCTTTAACATTGCTCATCTTGAGTATCTtcacgaactaatgtgttaaggacaacttgttgaacctataACTCTGTCCTCGCCAAGTTGTCCGtggtagagttgttcaattcagTTCTTTATATATTATTTTTGGTACATCtaatgtgttgttcattattacACGATTCCAACACAGTCCACACACTCTGAGACGAATTTTGTTCCCACACAACCTAAATTCTGCATCCTACATCCTACAGTTTAGCTTGAAAATGCAATCATTTGATGGGTTAGCGGCCGAATTGGATTCCGTTAGGAGAACAAGTTCCCACTTACCGCCTTACTGGAGTGGATAGCTGGATCCAAAACCGCAGCTTAGGCTTCTCTTGCTAGAGCGGTGCTAGTCCCCGGTCGCTTCGTGGTTTTCTTGTTTATGTATTTCGTTCTGACCCCTTTTGTTTTGCCACTGCACTTTCCTCCTCAAGTGGGGAGCTCCCGCTTAGAAGCCAACTGGCAGTGAATGATAGTTAAGAGATTGAGTGAGCAAGATGATTGGTTGGTCGAGAGCGGGACCTAATGACTCCAAGTATAATAATATCACACACAACTAATATCGTAGAATAAGTCTCGTGGAATTCATTAATAGCATTCAACGAGAGAGGAGTTACAAAATCAAAGACTCAGTTCAGTTGCCATTTCTTCCTTCTTCCGAAGACTTTTCACATGTCTTTCTTGGTTGGACAAACCCAACCGGCGATTTCCGACAAATCTTTCTTTTTTAGGGGGCAGCAGAACGGTAAAAAAGTGGTATTCAATGAACAATCAGCTCATAATCTTTGGGAATCCAACTCctactgattttgattttataaGCAATCGCTCACAGGCAGTGTAAAGCCGAGAAAATGCGGCCACTGATGGATCAATGACAAAGTGCATTCTTAGGTATGCTGTCGGTGGATGAGAAGTACCGACAACAGCGTTATAACCCATCAAGTATATTATCACAAAGTGTATTTTTCAATCACATCCATATTTAATTTCATTATTATTTGATTTGATCTGATCTGATTTGGTTTGAAGAAGATCCAATGTATGTTAGACTCATCATTAATTGTACGAGGACTATACCGCTAACTTATGATTTCTCTGCTGATCCTATACAGTATTCCTACTAATAATCCTTAAATATAATACCACTGCTAATAGTAAACACTATGAGTTGTGACTTTAACAACGAATGTTAATCTATAAACATTACTCAGTTAATCAGGATGTTAATAATCACAGAATCTGGCGGGTAAATAATCCTTGAATATTACTTCCAGATCTATCGGGGAAGTTGTAGGTCCCACCTTTTCGGTATTGTGTCCCATATTTTTTAAACTTCTCCACTAATAATAATGGAGGTACAATAATAACGCGTTGTTGCAGTAAAAAAAATCAAGTCTTTAAAagcaagaagaaggaaaagacaTAAgtccttctttctttctctctttcccGTTTCACTCACTCTCTCTACTCACTGTAGCTTCTTCTCCAGCTAGTATTAGATCTTCTggagcagaaaaagaaaaattgaaccTTGAAAACTGATATGAGTTGGTGAACTCAATAGTTTTCTAGGGCTGTGTGTTTGTGTGGGAGAAATAAGATACATCATAAAGTGATATCTTCTGCTTAGACTGGTATGAGATCTGATCTTTTGAACTTGGATCTAGTACTATTGATTCAACTAGTTTATGGAAATGTTCATGTACTTTATTATATTTAGGTTTAACTGTactttttttggtttatttggaaattcATCTTTGAGAGAAATTTGATTCCTTTTTTTTGGCTCAAGGACTATAACTTATTGCTTAATTTAGAAAACTAACAAAATGAGAAGAATTATGAGTTCTGCTTATGTGGGTCTCTACTTCAAATAGATACTTCATTTAGGGACACAGAGCAATTGATTTGAGTTTGGTAGGTAGTTCCAGAAGTAGCTCATTACTAGCTTGTAGTGTAGCTTGATGTTTGTTTGAAGAATTTTTGTTTAGTGGGTGTTTCTAATTTGATACTTTCTTGTGTTTAGAGATTAGGTGAAAATAGTAATTGGGGTAAATTCCTTTATTCTACTTTGGATTTTAGTTGTAAGTGTCTGATTTTTACATCCGTGTTAACGGATCTTGTTGTTAAATTCAAATGTATAATTCAGATCTGGAGGTATCTTTTAGTTTGTTTATGCATTCTAAAGAAGTAACAATCATTTGCATTTTTAACTACTTCGGGTAATAGAGTATGTTGTTACTTTGTTGAAATGTAGATTTGGTTTTAGCGGGATTGTGGAACTGTTTTAGCTGATCTATTGTAGAGAACTAGGGATAGGAGGTTAATAGTAAATTTTAAAGATTTGTTGTTCGTAAGTTGTTTGTTACGACGTTCCATTTATTTCAGTACTTTTTAAAACAAATACTAATATGACTCGGAATATTATTTCAGGTGCATCATGGCAAAAgggaaccctaaagagagtaggaTGCGTAGCTCCACATCCATAATTATTGTAATTGGTTTATGTTGTTTCTTCTACGTATTGGGTGCATGGCAAAGGAGTGGTTTCGGGAAGGGAGACAGCATAGCTGAAAAGATTACAAAGCAGACGGACTGCACTGTGGTTCCGAGCCTCAATTTCGAGACTCACCATAGTAGTGATAGCGAAGTAGGGCTAACAGTTGATGAATCTGAAACAAAAGTGAAAGAGATTAAGCCCTGTCCTGCTAAATATACTGATTACACACCCTGCCATGATCAGAAGCGAGCCATGACTTTTCCTAGAGAAGGTATGGTTTACAGAGAAAGACATTGTCCTCCAGAGGAAGAGAAGTTGCATTGCCTTATTCCAGCACCAAAGGGATATGCAACTCCCTTTCCATGGCCAAAGAGTCGTGATTATGTACATTTCGCTAATGCTCCATATAAGAGTTTGACAGTCGAGAAGGCCATTCAGAACTGGGTTCACTATGAGGGTAGTGTGTTCAGATTCCCAGGTGGAGGAACACAGTTTCCTCAGGGAGCAGATGCCTACATTAATCAAATTGCTTCTGTGATTCCAATTAAAAATGGGACAGTTAGAACCATACTGGATACTGGCTGCGGGGTATGTATAATTCGTCAAAATTCTAGTTCAATCTATTTTATCGAACTTGGACCTTCTGCTTTTAATGGATAATTATTGCTTTATTACTtatcttctttatctattcaATGCATTTTGCAAGTATATACATTTATTCTTGTTCACATATCATCCACTCTATCGCTGTTTAACTACTTGTGCATTTTCAAAAGCTTTCTATCATAGTGGCCGGATAAAGTATTTGGTTTCCTCATTCTGAAATTTTTGGATTTTGTTTAGGTTGCTAGTTTTGGTGCATATCTTTTAAAAAAGAATGTCATTGCAATGTCTTTTGCGCCACGAGACAACCACGAAGCGCAAGTGCAGTTTGCTTTGGAAAGAGGTGTACCTGCAATTGTTGCTGTGTTCGGAACCATAAAGCTTCCTTACCCAACGAGATCATTTGACATGGCTCACTGTTCACGATGCTTGATTCCATGGGGAGCAAATGGTGATTATTTAGTATTTTACATCTTGATTTAGAGAGTGTTCCTTTTCCATTGATTGAAAGAACAGCACTATTTTTCTACAATGACCGACATTGTACCATATCACTTCATTTTTAAGGCCGTGCTGACATTTCATTTTGTCCTTTTTAAGAGTATCCAGTGCGCTAGTTCCTACACCATGGTGGCACAGTTTAAGCAAGCAGTACTAAATCTcgtttctttctctctcttggcAGATGGTATGTACATGATGGAAGTTGATCGTGTTCTCAGACCTGGTGGGTACTGGGTGCTTTCTGGTCCTCCAATCAATTGGAAGAACAATTATATTTCATGGCAGCGTCCTAAGGAGGATCTCCAGGAGGAGCAAAGAAAAATTGAAAAGATCGCTAAACGACTATGCTGGGAAAAGAAGTCTGAGAAGGGTGAAACTGCAATCTGGAGAAAGAGTATAAATGCTGATGCATGTCGTGGAAGAGATGAATCTCAAGAAACTATGTGTGAGGCCACAGACACAACTGATGTTTGGTAAGTTTTCAAGTTCAGACATTAGTCACATTAATTCTAATACAGTTGATGTTGTCATCAATTTTTTCCTCCACTTTCACTTCTCTGATTCTGTTGTTACACAAGTTCACGTTTTCACTTTTCATTTTGACACTATTCTAGGTACAAGAAGATCGAAAAATGCATAACACCTTATCCTGAGGTTAGCAGTCGAAGTGAAGTTGCTGGAGGACAGCTGAAACCTTTTCCAGAAAGACTCCATGCCATCCCTCCCAGAATCGCTAGTGGATCTGTTCCTGGAGTTTCCGTCGAGGATTATCTGGAGGACAACAAACTGTGGAAGAAGCATGTAAACGCCTACAAGAGGATCAATAAGCTCCTTGATTCAGGGAGGTACCGCAACATCATGGATATGAATGCAGGATTGGGAAGTTTTGCTGCAGCAATTGATTCTCCCAAATTGTGGGTCATGAATGTCATGCCAAATATTGCGGAAAAAGATACTCTCGGTGTCATATACGAGCGTGGGTTGATCGGTATATATCATGACTGGTAAGCCTCTCGCGTCTTTTGTCTTTTTGCTCTAAGTGTGTTTTACATCTTTCTTTTACCTAATGTGGTGTCTGATCTTATGGTTAACAGGTGTGAAGCTTTCTCAACATACCCAAGAACGTACGACCTAATTCACGCCAATGGCGTTTTCAGCTTGTACCAGGACAAGTAAGTGCATCTCCCCACTTTCTATGATTCTTGGTATCTTATGTTCATCCTTTTCCGTTACTAATGTAAAAAGTTGAATGTAGATGTAGTGCCGAAGACATTCTTCTGGAGATGGATCGTATTTTGCGACCAGAAGGTACAATAATATTCAGGGACGAGGTTGAAGTTTTAATAAAGGTTAAGAAAATTATCAGTGGGATGAGATGGAACACAAGGATATCTGATCATGAAGATGGCCCTCAAGTCCCTGAGAAGATATTGGTTGTAGTCAAACAATACTGGACAGTAGGTGGAAACAACTCCACATCTTCAGAGTGATACTAAAATGAAAAATGTAGCATTTAGGCCTTAATCTCAGATCCAATGTTCCCAATTAGCTTTTCACAGTTAATTCTGCAGTCTCTTCATTTTTTGGTGTTTTTGCTATTTCAACCTTTCTTGCTGTATAAAATGCACAAGGACTGAATAGATATTTTTGAACTCTTTGAAACTCACTAAAATTAATTTACACTTCATTATTGTAACTAATAATTATTCTCTCTTGATCTTTAATTTAGAGCCAAACACTAAAATCTGATAAAATTGGATCGAATGTAGGTGCAAATtctcccaaatataaaaaaagtaACCCGTTATAGggacggcatggtttattagaggggcggcgttctaataggacaaaagggtcattacatgatcattcaagatgTTCCTTATTAAAAAATAccggaaatgacaaattaaccctcataattgataacctagtttagtgatgataattaaatttagtgttaatgattaatttcacttatattaactcaaaatcaaaatcagatttttagagttaaaaaaaaaagtttagaggagaaggtcaatctcaatcaattgaagaaattaaccaacaaaatgaacaaccaggacctgaaaatgaccgggtatacttctaaattagtctcaactagctttttgttgctcaaagttatctaaagtacgtaaaaaattcaattttcttacattttcagagctaattacggttggaattgtgctcataaccaaccataaatcgaagttacggttcgtaaaagattaattactaaccgtaactggttaaatttgaagaaactcaatcgtaaaaccagttacggttggtaactaaatgttCGATACGAAACGTAACTCAGTtatggttggtaaccaaatgctcgataccaaccgtaactgagttacggttcgtaaactaaaatggttaccaaccgtaactgaagaaaattctcagatataagaacatacggttggtaattgaactattaccaaccgtaactcacataaacccagaaatttcaatttcaattttcatctaaaaccctaattttcgatagaaattaaacttaaatcaaacaaaataaaccaaatcgtaactgggttttcaaaacatacttcatataagtcattacactacacttgattaattttcgaatcgtcgattaatcgaagacgatgaaattttgagttttaatggagattacgattgatgggaggaggagaagagaagaaaaaataaaacaaattttcaatttagctttgatttaggttaaaaaatggggaggataatctagttaatttacaccTTCTATAGAACATCCCCTAACCAAgtagagggacattactatcacactgccacccctctaataaaccatgccgcacCTATAACAGGTTAAAAAAAATAGTCGCCAACAATCACTATGAGCACATATCATCTTTTATTCTATCTACAAGTAAATGCAAAAAGATCAGATCATGTGTTTATCCAATTTGGCGGAGGAAGTATGGTTGACATTGCCTTGAGCATAAAGGGCATGCGCAAGTCACTATTATCATCTAAATGAGTGTTAGCCAGAAATGGAGGATAACACAGCTCTTCAAATATCCTGGTTTGGATGTTGAACTCCCACGTGTAGTTCATGCAACCCAGCAAAACGACGTTACGGTTTGTTGGATTGAAACCTAAAAGCTGGATTGTTTCAACGGAATAACATCCGAGATTCTATTGCTGCAAAGATACCGTCCAAATTGATATCCATGTGCAACAATTGCCATTTGTTGCAAACACTCAATGTTGTATGACTTCTTCTAATTCGAGAAAAACAAATCAAGCCTTCTGATTCCCCAAGAATTTGACTTCTGAAGTTCTCCCCGTACCGAATGCAAGGTGAAATAACTCCGGATAATTCTTCGATTGGCAAATTGATTAATTTGATAGACATCAGTTCCGTTGTTGAGATTGCAAACTACTAGCCTATTTCTCATTTCGGTCCAGTATAAAACATCATCATGGAAAAGAAGATGAGTTAAATAAGGGTCCGGATAATCGACAAATTCCGGGCACTGAACATTAACATTTTTCCATTCACCcagatgaaagaaaatatttggatCTGAAATTCCTTGGAAAGGTTCGGAGGACGCACAACCAGGATAAGCCACCATCGCGATCTCTGTGCTTGAATTGAGAACTACGGGTTTATTCctacttgtttttttttgtggACTAGTAGGAGATATCAACCACGGCTGTATGgacttgttttctttcttttttttttagaagcTAATCAAGCAAATCTTTCGAATCAAGTAGGCTGTCACACAGAGATTGAATTGCTAGGTGTCTCACTTGTGGCTTTTAAATTCGAATAGACAAACACTCAGTATGATCAAAAACTGTTTACCTATTAATGTGCGTGCAGTTGTGTTAAGTGTAAATATTAGGAAGAACATAACTACGCATTGGTTTTTAGGAAAATAACATATTGACACGTACATATATCTTGCCATAAAAATGTTATATGAGGTTAATttagattaaagaaaaaaaaggcaacCAAATTATTTTGCCTTAATTGGGTGAAATTTTATTTCGAATTTGGTTACGGGATCGGATAAATAGGAAGACCGAGGATTGGTATTCCGAACGTTATCGCTAGCAATATAGGTTTCTCCCAtttctgttcctttttctctGTATTTCTTCCCATTTCTTTTCCTTTCACTCTCAAAAGAAATTTCTAAGGATTTTCGATACAAAATAAGAATGGCAGGTTTATTAGATTTCCGTTCAAGTGCAAGAACTATGATTAAACGAGGAAAAACATACCCTTACAATTAGATTCACGGACTTagctagtgaagaagaagaagaagtgttcaacgGCGAAAAGTTCAAGACCACGAAAGAATTAGACCGGTTTTGAAGAGGTTTCGTCCTGCTAGGGTACAACTACAGGATGATCAGTGTGCCGGTGTGAGACCTGCATTGCAGGTGTGCGCGTTACTTCAAGGCAAAGAAGATGAGAAGTTCTACAACGGTCTTATCTATTTTGTGAGTTCAGTCTTTCATTTGTGAATGAGTTGGTGACTGATCGTTGCTttatgttgttttttctttttcttttggctgTTTTGATTCAGGGTCTTAAGGTTTAACTTCCCACTAATCAATAGATACTAAAAATTTATAATAGTATGAGTTATTGAACACAGTGACTGATATTATGACATGACGTTATCAACAGGTACACCGTAAGCCTCACAAACAAGTAAAAGGAGTACATAATTGTTTTTGTAAATTTGAGGTCCTTTGGACAGACGGTTCAAAGCCACAGGGAGTACTGAAACGATGGGAATTGAGAGAGTGTGCAGACGTCAAAAGGGGTCTCCTTTATTTGATCCCGCCCTCAGAAGTTTCGTGGAGATGTCACGAGCGCATCTTGATTCGTAAATGATAAGAATGCTGGTCAGCAAAGTAAGTAATATTTTTAGACAATGTTCAAATTTGTTAGTAGTGATAATGGAACAATAAATGGATTCGTAGTTTGAGGTTTTTTATGTTTTGGTCAGCGGCAAGGTACAATAAATGGATTCTTAGATTTTTATATAATGTTTTCTAGTAGTGGTAACTAGCACTGCTGGTCGATGATCATCCACTATATTTCCCCTGTGAAAATCTTTTTTTGTTTCACACCCATATGTTTGAATTTTGCTTcgaaaaaaaaatggtttgaaTTTTTATATAATGTCTGTAATCTGTATATGGTTTGAGGCTGGCTCGCAGTGATTCTGCATTCAGTCAGTCCCTCAAGAGAAGAGAGCCACTACTCACCCTATTAGAGTTCTTACAAAGTTAATGGGGTGTGGTGCTACTGGTAGAAGCTGCATTGTTCCTTTAATTGCTGAAACCCAGTGATAAGGGCTTTGGAAAAGGGCTTAGAGCCTTGCAAGACAATTTGAAACAATCACTATGACTTGGCAAATCTTTCTTTGTTAGAATAACGAGCTGAATCCCAATTCTGACATAAATTCGAATCAAGCCCTCACTCAATCTCCAGTAGGAAAGAGTTGGTTGGCGGCAAAGACTTTAAACATAATAGAATCTGAAAGTTGGTGTAAAAAGAGCATGCATATTCAACTGCAGTAGCAAGATTGAAAGACAAAATGGTATTGAACTTATTTTCAGGATGCTCAGAAATGAAACTGAAGATATCATCCTTACAGGTAAAAATTGATTTCTTAATCTTTTCCCATAATGGCCCAATAGAGGGGTTGTGTGCAGAACGGACAAATTAACATACAGACCTAATTATTAGTAAAAGCCAAAGGAAATTCCAACTGAGGGGCTAGGCATGGCGGTTTGGAAGCTTTTGCACAGTGCCGGTCCTGCAATTCTTTACATCAACTGAAAGTTGAGAAAAGGAATATTATGCTTCTCCTTTTATAAATTATAGAAAGTCAGGCTGGCCGGTGGAGGTTAGACAACGATGCCACATCCGGCTGTTTGGATCTACAAATCTTGGAGATGTGATTACTTCTGGAATTGGAAGGTAAACATAGTGGGTGTtgcatattccaactgtaatACCACTGTAACCCGCAAATGCACCATGGACCTACAAAGTTACAACATTTTTGGGAAGCATGAGTATTAATATCTAAGTAGGAATATTTGTTGCAGAGTCTTAGGACTTGGAGAATCCTAACAGCATCACAAAATAAAAAACCAGGAGTAAGGTGAATCTATACTGCATTCTGGCCAAGAACAGTGCAAAGAATAGCATCAGAGGCATTTGCTCGACATGCTCGGATCATATATGTCGGATCAATGTATTTGACATCTACTGGAACATCTActcccttgaagtgttttttaATCTGTTGACAACAAGAAGCTTACGGTTACAAACAAATGATAAACACTAGCTTCTGGCAAGCAAAGAAAAATCTGTAGTTGCACAAATGCTATGAGGATATTTAACCTGTTGTTGGATATGAACTCCAATATCTCCTAAAACCACATTCCCTGATGCATCTGTTGCACCTGACTTTTGCAACAAATCCTGAGTTTCACCAATTATGAAATGTCATAAGTACTATTAAAATTGCTATGTCAAGAAGCAACTAATCTCCAGAACATTAACCACACAGATTTTCTTGTGAAAATAGATATATAGTAGTAGGTAAGTTTGCAAGTTCAACAAGTATGCAAATAAAGGGAGTAGATTGGTCATTTTCCTAATTAACTAATGATATATATTTTTTCGTTGAATATGTTAAAGAATTTGCCAAACCTAATCTGCAAGAAGAAAAATACAGGTAACACTTACTTGCCCAGCTCCTTCAGCTACACAAACGACAGCTGAACCTTTTGTCTGTATTAGATGTTCCAAATGACGTAATACGCCATAAGGTCCTTCCAAACTAAAGGATACCTGCAATTCGATTGTGAAGGTGTTCACTCACTGATAATAGTAAGAGAAACAAAATGCTGAAATAATGTACAATAGAGAAGAGTAATTGGACATTATCGAAGTATGCACCTCAGGTATCAAACAGATATCGATCTGGCCACTAGACAGCGATGCATGCATAGCTATGAAACCACTGCTTCTTCCCATTAATTTTACCAAGCCGACACCATGATATGCGCTACGAGCCTAAGTGAGTTTCAAAAAACCAAGTTAGCATGGTAGAACTTAGATGTACATTCCAACATTAAAGTGTGAAAGCCAATCTCGGTTTCTCGTTTGTAGTGTCTATCCAGAACTTCCAAAATAAACTCTCAGTGTATTATGATAACGAAAAAACACGGGCTTACCTCAATATATGCAGAGTTGATTGCTCGCTGAGCCTCTTCTACAGCAGTATCAAATCCAAAGGTTTTATCCATCAGAAGTATATCATTATCAATTGTTTTTGGAACACAAACAACTGAGACCTTGAGTTTTCTCTTGCGGCACTGTGTATAAAGAAAGT
Coding sequences within:
- the LOC113275948 gene encoding probable methyltransferase PMT2, producing MAKGNPKESRMRSSTSIIIVIGLCCFFYVLGAWQRSGFGKGDSIAEKITKQTDCTVVPSLNFETHHSSDSEVGLTVDESETKVKEIKPCPAKYTDYTPCHDQKRAMTFPREGMVYRERHCPPEEEKLHCLIPAPKGYATPFPWPKSRDYVHFANAPYKSLTVEKAIQNWVHYEGSVFRFPGGGTQFPQGADAYINQIASVIPIKNGTVRTILDTGCGVASFGAYLLKKNVIAMSFAPRDNHEAQVQFALERGVPAIVAVFGTIKLPYPTRSFDMAHCSRCLIPWGANDGMYMMEVDRVLRPGGYWVLSGPPINWKNNYISWQRPKEDLQEEQRKIEKIAKRLCWEKKSEKGETAIWRKSINADACRGRDESQETMCEATDTTDVWYKKIEKCITPYPEVSSRSEVAGGQLKPFPERLHAIPPRIASGSVPGVSVEDYLEDNKLWKKHVNAYKRINKLLDSGRYRNIMDMNAGLGSFAAAIDSPKLWVMNVMPNIAEKDTLGVIYERGLIGIYHDWCEAFSTYPRTYDLIHANGVFSLYQDKCSAEDILLEMDRILRPEGTIIFRDEVEVLIKVKKIISGMRWNTRISDHEDGPQVPEKILVVVKQYWTVGGNNSTSSE